The following proteins come from a genomic window of Flavobacteriales bacterium:
- a CDS encoding class I SAM-dependent methyltransferase has translation MVPDREAFLNVLPKGGVVAEAGVDHGDFSARILAITQPSALHLIDVWSSKRYHSGLEDLVRKRFAREIESKQVRIDLGLSTDVMPRFPDGYFDWIYIDTDHGYRITAAELAIARTKVKPGGIIAGHDYVTGNWDGGVRYGVVEAVHEFCVKHDWELILLTHETDRHLSFAIRAIAGLPDARP, from the coding sequence ATCGTACCGGACCGGGAGGCCTTCTTGAACGTGCTGCCCAAAGGCGGTGTTGTTGCCGAAGCAGGCGTTGATCATGGCGACTTCTCAGCCCGGATCCTGGCGATAACGCAGCCGAGCGCCTTGCACCTCATCGACGTCTGGAGCAGCAAGCGCTACCACAGCGGATTGGAGGATCTCGTCAGGAAGCGGTTCGCCCGGGAGATCGAGAGCAAGCAGGTGCGGATCGATCTTGGGCTCAGCACCGATGTGATGCCCCGCTTCCCCGACGGGTACTTCGATTGGATCTACATCGACACGGATCACGGCTATCGCATAACTGCAGCCGAACTCGCAATTGCACGCACCAAGGTCAAGCCTGGCGGCATCATCGCAGGCCACGATTATGTCACGGGCAACTGGGACGGCGGCGTGCGCTACGGTGTGGTGGAGGCCGTGCATGAATTCTGCGTGAAGCACGATTGGGAGCTGATCCTGCTCACGCACGAGACCGATCGGCACCTGAGCTTCGCGATCCGGGCGATTGCGGGATTGCCGGATGCGCGGCCCTAG
- a CDS encoding oligosaccharide flippase family protein: protein MGIIARQATINTLLAYFGIGLGFVNVVFLYPRVLAAEEFGLTRLLVSIATIAAQVAQLGAENTVIRYFPYFRDAARKHRGALAMLVLFGLAMSLLAMLVLWAFHGTLTQVFADRSSLYGTYGLLLLPLVLAEVFFILLRSYSRSLRRTVQPTFIREFVLRALQAALIIAHWKLKLPFGTFMALYTSVFLLCTLTLVLDLKRSGHLQLGWSERWLPRRLRTSMASYTVFTFAASVAGIILGNMDQIMIGAILGDQALTQVAHYAVAFYFGSVIAAPGRALQQVAAPMLADAWKRRDTAMVGQLYRRSSFVQWLASGLLFVLMFTGMEDLFRLLPPSYTGAALVAFIIGLAYLLNSSIGLSASVISMSRSYWLDAFSSLSMVVLNLVLNFFLIRSMGVVGAAWATFISLTAVNAYRTWFLWWRYRLWPFDGRFLLVLALMLALLFITPWIPLTGKPLLDLPLRAMIVAALFIPAAYVLGLLKEVEEMVRRMAR from the coding sequence ATGGGCATCATCGCCAGGCAGGCCACGATCAACACGCTGCTCGCGTACTTCGGCATCGGCCTGGGCTTCGTGAATGTGGTGTTCCTGTATCCACGTGTGCTGGCGGCCGAGGAGTTCGGCCTCACGCGCCTGCTAGTTTCAATCGCCACCATCGCTGCGCAAGTGGCGCAGCTAGGCGCCGAGAACACCGTGATCCGCTACTTCCCCTACTTCCGCGATGCCGCGCGCAAGCATCGGGGAGCCTTGGCTATGCTGGTCCTCTTCGGACTCGCCATGTCGTTGCTGGCCATGCTCGTGCTCTGGGCCTTCCACGGAACGCTCACCCAGGTCTTCGCGGATCGCAGTTCGCTGTACGGCACCTACGGTTTGTTGCTGTTGCCCTTGGTGCTTGCAGAGGTCTTCTTCATCCTGCTGCGGAGCTACAGCCGCTCCCTGCGCCGCACCGTGCAGCCCACCTTCATCCGTGAGTTCGTGCTGCGCGCACTGCAGGCCGCGCTCATCATCGCGCATTGGAAACTGAAGCTGCCCTTCGGGACGTTCATGGCGCTCTACACGTCGGTCTTCCTGCTCTGCACGCTCACGCTGGTGCTCGACCTGAAGCGCTCAGGGCATCTCCAACTCGGCTGGAGCGAGCGGTGGTTGCCCCGACGCCTGCGCACCAGCATGGCCAGTTATACGGTCTTCACCTTCGCAGCCAGCGTAGCGGGCATCATCCTGGGCAACATGGACCAGATCATGATCGGCGCCATCCTGGGCGATCAGGCGCTCACGCAGGTGGCGCACTACGCGGTGGCCTTCTACTTCGGCAGCGTGATCGCGGCGCCCGGCCGGGCCTTGCAGCAAGTGGCGGCGCCCATGCTCGCTGATGCCTGGAAGCGCCGCGACACCGCCATGGTAGGGCAGCTGTATCGCCGCAGCTCCTTCGTGCAATGGCTGGCCAGCGGGCTGCTCTTCGTGCTCATGTTCACCGGTATGGAAGACCTCTTCCGTCTCCTGCCGCCCTCGTACACCGGAGCGGCGCTGGTGGCCTTCATCATCGGCTTGGCATACTTGCTCAACAGCAGCATCGGTCTCAGCGCCTCAGTGATCAGCATGTCGCGCAGCTACTGGCTCGATGCATTCAGCAGCTTGAGCATGGTGGTGCTCAACCTCGTGCTCAACTTCTTCCTCATCCGGAGCATGGGCGTGGTGGGTGCGGCATGGGCCACTTTCATCTCGCTCACCGCCGTGAATGCCTACCGCACCTGGTTCCTCTGGTGGCGCTACCGGCTCTGGCCTTTCGATGGCCGCTTCCTGCTCGTGCTCGCGCTGATGCTCGCGCTGCTCTTCATCACGCCTTGGATCCCGCTTACCGGGAAGCCATTGCTCGACCTGCCGTTGCGGGCGATGATCGTGGCCGCGCTCTTCATCCCGGCGGCCTATGTGCTGGGCTTGCTGAAGGAGGTGGAGGAGATGGTGAGGCGGATGGCACGCTAG
- a CDS encoding glycosyltransferase: MKRVLVITYYWPPNGGVGGQRWLKMCKYLPQHGWQPVVYTPSNPEMAALDEGLLQDVSPQLEVIKRPITEPFSLYKRFTGKRKDERIQTAFLKEEGSNEPNWKERLALWVRSNLFVPDARVWWVKPSIRYLKEYLQAHPVDAVVTTGPPHSMHLIGLGLKRALGVKWIADLRDPWTGIDYYQQLSLTRGADRRHRRMEREVLTNADQVVTVSWRWARDLEELGARDVDVVTNGYDLADLPGSPVPVDQAYSLVHSGSMSPTRDQPGLWRLLSELCAKDKAFADRFVLRFIGPVDASVIANVQAAGLGRHVERMGRIPRAEAMREIMRARVLLLPINTTTNQHGILPTKLYEYLSTGRPILAVGPRDGDVARVLGDHLLLQAEPQASDAQRVRALFDASAAAPPDPRYHRRGLAGEMAQLLSAMTARA; the protein is encoded by the coding sequence ATGAAACGCGTGCTCGTGATCACCTACTACTGGCCGCCCAATGGCGGGGTGGGCGGTCAGCGCTGGCTGAAGATGTGCAAGTACCTGCCGCAGCACGGCTGGCAACCCGTGGTGTACACGCCATCGAATCCGGAGATGGCCGCGTTGGATGAAGGCTTGCTCCAGGATGTCTCGCCGCAGTTGGAAGTGATCAAACGGCCCATCACCGAGCCGTTCAGCTTGTACAAGCGCTTCACTGGAAAGAGGAAGGATGAACGCATCCAGACCGCATTCCTGAAAGAGGAGGGAAGCAACGAACCGAACTGGAAGGAGCGACTCGCCCTCTGGGTGCGCAGCAATCTCTTCGTTCCCGATGCGCGCGTGTGGTGGGTGAAGCCATCCATCCGTTACCTGAAGGAATACCTCCAGGCGCATCCGGTTGATGCCGTGGTGACCACCGGCCCGCCCCACAGCATGCACCTGATCGGCCTCGGGCTGAAGCGCGCGCTGGGCGTGAAGTGGATCGCCGACCTTCGTGATCCGTGGACCGGTATCGACTATTACCAGCAGTTGAGCCTCACGCGCGGGGCCGATCGCCGCCACCGGCGCATGGAGCGCGAAGTGCTCACCAACGCCGATCAGGTGGTCACCGTGAGCTGGCGGTGGGCCAGGGATCTGGAGGAACTCGGTGCAAGGGATGTGGACGTGGTCACCAATGGCTACGACCTCGCGGACCTGCCAGGCTCACCTGTTCCGGTTGACCAGGCGTACTCGCTCGTTCACTCCGGTTCCATGAGCCCGACACGCGATCAACCCGGCCTGTGGCGATTGCTCTCGGAGCTCTGCGCGAAGGACAAGGCATTCGCCGATCGATTCGTGCTCCGGTTCATCGGCCCCGTTGATGCGAGCGTGATCGCCAACGTGCAGGCTGCAGGCCTCGGTCGGCATGTGGAGCGCATGGGGCGCATCCCGCGCGCGGAGGCGATGCGGGAGATCATGCGCGCGCGCGTGCTCCTGCTGCCCATCAACACCACGACCAACCAGCACGGCATCCTGCCCACCAAACTCTACGAGTACCTCAGCACCGGCAGGCCCATCCTCGCTGTCGGCCCGCGCGATGGCGATGTGGCGCGCGTGCTGGGTGACCATCTGCTGCTCCAAGCCGAACCGCAGGCCAGTGATGCGCAGCGTGTCCGAGCCTTGTTCGACGCAAGCGCTGCGGCCCCGCCCGATCCGCGGTACCACCGGCGCGGACTCGCAGGGGAGATGGCCCAGTTGCTCAGTGCGATGACGGCCCGCGCCTGA
- the lpxD gene encoding UDP-3-O-(3-hydroxymyristoyl)glucosamine N-acyltransferase, translated as MQFTAEQIAELLEGVVDGDPQVLVNDLAKIEEARSGTLTFLANPIYTEYIYKTKATIAIVSIDFAPSRALPKTLTLIRVADPRMAFTQLLERNYELQYEKKGIEQPSFVSPKAKLGKNVYIGAFSYVGDQVELGDGVKVFPNCFIGDGTRIGDGARIHAGVKVYHQTVIGARCVIHSGAVIGSDGFGYVPDANGVYEKMPQVGNVVLEDDVEVGANTTIDRATIGSTVIRQGTKLDNLIQVGHNAEIGRHNVIVAQTGIAGSSTVGDHNQIGGQVGIAGHLTIGDRVRIAAQSGIGSDIADGRTVQGSPAFDKGPYDRSYVVFRKLPELLKRIDQLERELKELRERKGA; from the coding sequence ATGCAATTCACGGCGGAACAGATCGCGGAGCTCCTCGAGGGAGTGGTTGATGGCGACCCTCAGGTGCTGGTGAACGACCTGGCCAAGATCGAAGAAGCCCGCAGCGGCACGCTCACCTTCCTGGCCAATCCGATCTACACCGAGTACATCTACAAGACGAAGGCGACCATCGCCATCGTGTCCATTGACTTCGCGCCATCGCGCGCGCTGCCGAAGACGCTCACGCTGATCCGCGTCGCCGATCCGCGCATGGCCTTCACGCAATTGCTCGAGCGGAACTACGAGCTGCAGTACGAGAAGAAGGGCATCGAGCAGCCCAGCTTCGTGAGCCCCAAGGCCAAGCTCGGCAAGAACGTGTACATCGGCGCCTTCAGCTATGTGGGCGACCAGGTGGAGCTGGGCGACGGCGTGAAGGTCTTCCCCAATTGCTTCATCGGCGATGGCACGCGCATCGGCGATGGCGCCCGCATCCATGCCGGCGTGAAGGTGTACCACCAGACGGTGATCGGCGCGCGCTGCGTGATCCACAGCGGCGCGGTGATCGGCTCCGATGGCTTCGGCTATGTGCCCGATGCCAACGGGGTCTATGAGAAGATGCCGCAAGTGGGCAACGTGGTGCTCGAGGACGATGTGGAAGTGGGCGCCAATACCACCATCGACCGCGCCACCATTGGCAGCACGGTGATCCGGCAAGGCACCAAGCTCGATAACCTGATCCAGGTGGGCCACAATGCCGAGATCGGCCGTCACAATGTGATCGTCGCGCAGACCGGCATCGCGGGCAGCAGCACCGTTGGCGACCACAACCAGATCGGCGGGCAGGTGGGCATCGCGGGGCATCTCACCATCGGCGATCGCGTGCGCATCGCGGCGCAGAGCGGCATCGGTTCGGACATCGCGGATGGCAGGACCGTGCAGGGTTCTCCGGCTTTCGACAAAGGGCCCTACGACCGCAGCTATGTGGTGTTCCGCAAGCTGCCCGAGCTGCTCAAGCGCATCGATCAGCTGGAGCGGGAGCTGAAGGAACTGCGCGAGCGGAAGGGCGCCTGA
- a CDS encoding DUF2911 domain-containing protein — MSKALKRILIAVVVIAGLGYVGFALMKRNTKKHSPEATYSYFSGEQELIKVTYCRPSKKGREIFGALVPYDQVWRTGANEATTIELGMDLIIGGKSVSKGKYTLWTKPGPTVWEVYINKKMYPWGVDFDGNAQRDPSADAAVISAPVEQLPEEVEMFTIHGPEDGSALWLDWDRTRISLPLGTR; from the coding sequence ATGTCCAAGGCACTGAAGCGGATCCTGATCGCGGTCGTGGTGATCGCAGGCTTGGGTTACGTGGGTTTCGCGCTGATGAAGCGCAATACCAAGAAGCACAGCCCCGAGGCCACCTATTCCTACTTCAGCGGCGAGCAGGAGCTGATCAAGGTGACCTATTGCCGTCCGTCGAAGAAGGGCCGCGAGATCTTCGGTGCGCTGGTGCCGTACGACCAGGTGTGGCGCACCGGCGCGAACGAGGCCACCACCATCGAGCTGGGCATGGACCTGATCATCGGCGGCAAGTCCGTGAGCAAGGGCAAGTACACCTTGTGGACCAAGCCGGGCCCGACCGTGTGGGAGGTGTACATCAACAAGAAGATGTACCCATGGGGCGTTGACTTCGACGGCAATGCGCAGCGCGACCCCTCGGCCGATGCGGCGGTGATCTCCGCACCGGTGGAGCAGTTGCCTGAAGAAGTGGAGATGTTCACGATCCACGGCCCGGAGGATGGCAGCGCGCTCTGGCTCGATTGGGACCGTACGCGCATCAGCCTGCCCTTGGGCACCCGTTAG
- a CDS encoding SDR family oxidoreductase, which translates to MSMTILITGATAGFGEATARRFANEGWRVIITGRRKERLEALRKELEGLHGTIEGPPIIHPLHFDVRDNAAVEAAIASLPEEWKSIDVLVNNAGLAAGFDPIHEGSLDDWNRMLDTNVKGLLHVSRAVIPGMVARGKGHIINIGSVAGKEVYPKGNVYCASKHAVDALTKGMRQDLLPHGIRVTQIAPGLAETEFSQVRFHGDEQKATQVYMGMTPLTGSDIADLIHFAATRPPHVCINDLVVMPTAQAASTLVHRRG; encoded by the coding sequence ATGTCCATGACCATCCTCATCACCGGCGCCACCGCCGGCTTCGGCGAAGCCACGGCGCGTCGTTTCGCGAACGAAGGCTGGCGCGTGATCATCACCGGCCGCCGCAAGGAGCGCCTCGAAGCCTTACGCAAGGAGCTCGAAGGCTTGCACGGAACCATCGAAGGCCCGCCGATCATCCATCCCCTGCATTTCGATGTGCGCGACAACGCCGCAGTTGAGGCCGCGATCGCTTCATTGCCGGAGGAGTGGAAGTCCATCGATGTGCTCGTGAACAACGCGGGCCTTGCCGCAGGCTTCGATCCCATTCATGAAGGCAGCCTCGACGATTGGAACCGCATGCTCGACACCAACGTGAAGGGCCTGCTGCACGTGAGCCGGGCGGTGATCCCCGGCATGGTGGCGCGCGGAAAGGGCCACATCATCAACATCGGCAGCGTGGCCGGCAAGGAGGTGTATCCCAAAGGCAACGTGTACTGCGCCAGCAAGCACGCGGTGGATGCGCTCACCAAGGGCATGCGGCAGGACCTGCTCCCGCACGGCATCCGCGTCACGCAGATCGCTCCGGGCCTGGCCGAGACCGAGTTCAGCCAAGTGCGCTTCCACGGCGATGAGCAGAAGGCGACGCAGGTGTACATGGGCATGACCCCGCTCACCGGCTCCGACATCGCCGACCTGATCCACTTCGCCGCCACGCGCCCGCCGCATGTGTGCATCAACGACCTGGTGGTGATGCCCACCGCGCAGGCCGCAAGCACGCTGGTGCATCGCAGGGGCTGA
- a CDS encoding HD domain-containing protein — MKILNDPIYGFITVPNAQVLALIDHPWFQRLRYIKQLGLGHLVYPGALHTRFHHALGAMHLMGEAIATLRGKGHAITDDEAQGAAIAILLHDVGHGPFSHALEHSLVEGIGHEDVSALVMDALNAELKGALDLGIRIFRDEYPKRFLHQLVSSQLDVDRIDYLNRDSFYTGVSEGVIGGERIIKMLQVVDDRLVVEEKAIYSIEKFLVARRLMYWQVYLHKAVVACEMMLVETLRRAKQLATGGIAVFASPALMRFLIADHDRASFQDPAVLADFLKLDDHDVMGAVKVWCDHPDTVLARLATDLVQRHNLHIRLQDDSWDTDRIAALKRRVADHLKIELADADRFVITGSIVNNAYDPTNDRIELRYKDGTLRDIAEASDNLGIAALSKPVEKWYLAWPRWVQ, encoded by the coding sequence ATGAAGATCCTCAACGACCCCATCTACGGCTTCATCACCGTGCCCAACGCGCAGGTGCTGGCGCTGATCGACCATCCATGGTTCCAGCGCTTGCGCTACATCAAGCAATTGGGGCTGGGCCACCTGGTGTATCCTGGCGCGCTGCACACGCGCTTCCACCATGCGCTCGGTGCCATGCATCTGATGGGCGAAGCGATCGCCACGCTCCGCGGGAAAGGTCATGCGATCACCGACGACGAAGCGCAAGGCGCCGCCATCGCCATCCTCTTGCACGATGTCGGCCACGGTCCTTTCAGCCACGCGCTGGAGCACAGCCTGGTGGAGGGCATCGGCCACGAGGATGTGAGCGCGCTGGTGATGGACGCGCTCAACGCGGAGTTGAAGGGCGCGCTGGATCTGGGCATCCGCATCTTCCGCGACGAATACCCGAAGCGTTTCCTGCACCAGCTCGTCAGCAGCCAGCTCGATGTGGACCGCATCGACTACCTGAACCGCGACAGCTTCTACACCGGCGTGAGCGAAGGCGTGATCGGCGGAGAGCGCATCATCAAGATGCTTCAGGTGGTGGATGACCGGCTGGTGGTGGAGGAGAAGGCCATCTACAGCATCGAGAAATTCCTTGTGGCGCGTCGCCTGATGTATTGGCAGGTGTACCTGCACAAGGCCGTGGTGGCCTGCGAGATGATGCTGGTGGAGACGCTGCGACGCGCCAAGCAGCTCGCCACGGGCGGCATTGCCGTGTTCGCATCACCAGCGCTCATGCGTTTCCTCATTGCTGATCATGATCGCGCATCGTTCCAGGATCCTGCGGTGCTGGCTGATTTCCTGAAGCTCGACGACCACGATGTGATGGGCGCCGTGAAGGTGTGGTGCGATCACCCGGACACCGTGCTGGCGCGCCTGGCCACCGACCTGGTGCAACGCCATAACCTGCACATCCGCTTGCAGGACGATTCTTGGGACACCGACCGAATCGCCGCGCTGAAACGCCGCGTAGCCGACCACCTGAAGATTGAACTTGCAGACGCCGACCGCTTCGTGATCACCGGCAGCATCGTGAACAACGCCTACGACCCGACGAACGACCGCATCGAGCTCCGTTACAAGGACGGCACCCTGCGCGACATTGCTGAGGCGAGCGACAACCTGGGGATCGCCGCGCTGAGCAAGCCCGTGGAGAAGTGGTATTTGGCGTGGCCGAGGTGGGTGCAATGA
- a CDS encoding PglZ domain-containing protein, giving the protein MTANILWADDEIDLLRPHVLFLQGKGYTVDTVNNGLDAVEKSKAKEYDIIFLDENMPGLSGLETLNRIKAVLPHVPVIMITKSEEEHIMEEAIGGKISDYLIKPVNPNQILLSLKKHLEGRRLVSEKSTSSYQQQFRQLAMQLGGRMGTAEWTELYKELVRWDLELTGSQDPGMADILRSQWNEANEQFSRFVADRYPDWLSGKATDAPLQSHQLFKAKVAPLIDEKQPPLFMVLIDNLRLDQWRVLEPVLGEFFRTEDQGLFYAILPTATQYARNALFAGMMPAEIEKRYPGKWINEDEEGSKNAHEAEFLAGQLQRLGRNVKHSYHKILNLNAGKKLAESLDELMGNPLNVIVYNFVDMLSHARTEMEVIRELASDDAAYRSLTKSWFEHSPLIDILKGIAERGGRVVITTDHGTIRVTDPSKVVGDRNTNSNLRYKHGRNLSYEDRDVLVIKDPAKAHLPKANMSTVYIFAKGARFFVYPNNYNHFVTYFRDTFQHGGISLEEMIVPWAVLKAR; this is encoded by the coding sequence ATGACCGCCAACATCCTATGGGCAGACGACGAGATCGACCTGCTGCGCCCGCACGTGCTCTTCCTGCAAGGCAAGGGCTACACCGTGGATACCGTGAACAACGGGCTCGACGCCGTGGAGAAGAGCAAGGCCAAGGAGTACGACATCATCTTCCTCGACGAGAACATGCCCGGCCTCAGCGGGCTGGAGACGCTGAACCGCATCAAGGCCGTACTGCCCCATGTGCCGGTGATCATGATCACCAAGAGCGAAGAGGAGCACATCATGGAAGAGGCCATCGGCGGCAAGATCAGCGACTACCTGATCAAGCCCGTGAACCCCAACCAGATCCTGCTCTCGCTGAAGAAGCACCTCGAGGGCCGCCGCCTGGTGAGTGAGAAGAGCACCAGCAGCTACCAGCAGCAATTCCGCCAGCTTGCCATGCAGCTGGGCGGCCGCATGGGCACCGCGGAATGGACCGAGCTGTACAAGGAGCTGGTGCGCTGGGACCTGGAGCTCACGGGCAGCCAGGACCCCGGCATGGCCGACATCCTGCGCAGCCAATGGAACGAGGCCAACGAGCAGTTCAGCCGCTTCGTGGCCGACCGCTATCCCGATTGGCTCAGCGGCAAGGCCACCGATGCGCCGCTGCAATCGCACCAGCTCTTCAAGGCCAAGGTGGCGCCGCTGATAGATGAGAAGCAGCCGCCGCTCTTCATGGTGCTCATCGACAACCTGCGGCTGGATCAATGGCGCGTGCTGGAGCCCGTGCTCGGCGAGTTCTTCCGCACCGAGGACCAGGGCCTCTTCTACGCCATCCTGCCCACTGCCACGCAATACGCGCGCAACGCGCTCTTCGCGGGCATGATGCCCGCCGAGATCGAGAAGCGCTACCCCGGCAAGTGGATCAACGAGGATGAAGAGGGCAGCAAGAACGCGCACGAGGCCGAGTTCCTCGCCGGGCAGCTGCAGCGCTTGGGCAGGAACGTGAAGCACAGCTACCACAAGATCCTCAACCTGAATGCCGGGAAGAAGCTCGCGGAGAGCCTCGATGAGCTCATGGGCAATCCGCTCAACGTGATCGTGTACAATTTCGTCGACATGCTCAGCCACGCGCGCACCGAGATGGAGGTGATCCGCGAGCTGGCCAGCGATGATGCCGCCTACCGCAGCCTCACCAAGAGCTGGTTCGAGCACAGCCCGCTCATCGACATCCTCAAGGGCATCGCCGAGCGCGGCGGCCGCGTGGTGATCACCACCGATCACGGCACCATCCGCGTCACCGACCCCAGCAAGGTGGTGGGCGACCGCAACACCAACAGCAACCTGCGCTACAAGCACGGCCGCAACCTGAGCTACGAGGACCGCGATGTGCTGGTGATCAAGGATCCCGCCAAGGCCCACCTGCCCAAGGCCAACATGAGCACGGTGTACATCTTCGCAAAGGGCGCGCGCTTCTTCGTGTACCCCAACAACTACAACCACTTCGTCACCTACTTCCGCGACACCTTCCAGCATGGCGGCATATCGCTGGAGGAGATGATCGTGCCGTGGGCGGTGCTGAAGGCGAGGTGA
- the tsaE gene encoding tRNA (adenosine(37)-N6)-threonylcarbamoyltransferase complex ATPase subunit type 1 TsaE, whose translation MLNTLTIRTPSQVPDTARLILDGYPEHRVFALNGDLGAGKTTLIKGFCDALGVHDQASSPTFSIVNEYRSEHGGPVYHFDLYRLKDAEELQGIGFTEYIDSGAYCFIEWPELAADLLPVDALQLLMEVKPNGCRTITVTR comes from the coding sequence GTGCTCAACACCCTTACCATTCGCACGCCTTCACAGGTTCCAGATACGGCCCGTTTGATTCTTGACGGATACCCAGAACATCGGGTCTTCGCTCTCAACGGCGATCTTGGCGCCGGAAAGACCACGCTCATCAAGGGTTTCTGCGATGCGCTCGGGGTGCATGATCAGGCGAGCAGCCCCACGTTCTCCATCGTGAACGAGTACCGCTCCGAGCATGGCGGGCCGGTGTACCACTTCGACCTCTACCGCTTGAAGGATGCCGAGGAACTGCAAGGCATCGGCTTCACCGAGTACATCGACAGCGGCGCTTACTGCTTCATCGAATGGCCGGAGCTGGCTGCGGACCTGCTGCCGGTTGATGCACTGCAACTCCTCATGGAGGTGAAGCCGAATGGCTGTCGCACCATTACAGTGACCCGCTAG
- a CDS encoding alanine dehydrogenase has translation MPASTDLLKQLARESALLPQEQVMEVGRKKKSLYIGIPKEITFQEHRVPLTPAAVATLVQRDHEVVIERGAGQPAQFQDSDYSEAGAMVVDGPTEVFKADLILKVAPPTHAEIEMLRHKQTLISALQLTVQPKDTLRRMMEKRMTAVAWDFIKDREGIYPIIRAMGEIAGNTSIQIASEYLTADKGGPGLMLGGISGVEPAEVVIIGAGTVGEFATRAALGLGASVKVFDKSIYRLRRLQNDLGQRVWTSVVQPEELKKALKNADVAIGALRPEAGRTPMVVTEEMVKDMKSGSVIVDVSIDRGGCFETSEVTTHTDPVYKRYGVMHYCVPNIASRVPRTASTALSNIFGPMLLNMGEVGGFEDLIKRDLGVRHGVYLYNGTVTSPILGEAFKLPYKDLDILLAAF, from the coding sequence ATGCCCGCATCCACTGACCTGCTCAAACAATTGGCCCGTGAATCGGCGTTGCTGCCGCAGGAACAGGTGATGGAGGTGGGCCGCAAGAAGAAGAGCCTCTACATCGGCATCCCCAAGGAGATCACCTTCCAGGAGCACCGTGTGCCGCTGACCCCAGCCGCGGTGGCCACCTTGGTGCAGCGCGACCATGAGGTGGTGATCGAGCGCGGTGCCGGCCAGCCCGCGCAATTCCAGGACAGCGACTACAGCGAAGCCGGCGCCATGGTGGTCGATGGGCCCACCGAGGTATTCAAGGCCGACCTCATCCTGAAAGTGGCGCCGCCCACGCACGCTGAAATCGAGATGCTGCGCCACAAGCAGACGCTCATCTCCGCCCTGCAGCTCACTGTGCAGCCCAAGGACACGCTGCGCCGCATGATGGAGAAGCGCATGACCGCTGTGGCCTGGGACTTCATCAAGGACCGTGAGGGCATCTACCCCATCATCCGCGCCATGGGCGAGATCGCGGGCAACACCAGCATCCAGATCGCCAGCGAATACCTCACGGCCGACAAGGGTGGCCCGGGCCTCATGCTCGGCGGCATCAGCGGCGTGGAGCCTGCTGAGGTGGTGATCATCGGCGCGGGCACCGTGGGCGAATTCGCCACGCGCGCCGCACTGGGCCTCGGCGCCAGCGTGAAGGTCTTCGATAAGAGCATCTACCGCCTGCGCCGCTTGCAGAACGACCTTGGCCAGCGCGTATGGACCAGCGTAGTGCAGCCGGAAGAGCTGAAGAAGGCCCTGAAGAATGCCGACGTGGCCATCGGCGCCCTTCGGCCCGAAGCAGGCCGTACGCCCATGGTGGTCACCGAAGAGATGGTGAAGGACATGAAGAGCGGCAGCGTGATCGTGGATGTGAGCATCGACCGCGGCGGCTGCTTCGAGACCAGTGAGGTCACCACGCACACGGACCCCGTGTACAAGCGCTATGGCGTGATGCATTACTGCGTGCCCAACATCGCCAGCCGCGTGCCCCGCACCGCCAGCACCGCGCTCAGCAACATCTTCGGACCCATGCTGCTGAACATGGGCGAGGTGGGCGGCTTCGAGGACCTGATCAAGCGCGACCTCGGCGTGCGACACGGCGTGTACCTGTACAACGGCACCGTCACCAGCCCCATCCTCGGCGAAGCCTTCAAGCTGCCTTACAAGGACCTCGACATCCTGCTGGCCGCATTCTGA